The following coding sequences lie in one Glycine soja cultivar W05 chromosome 16, ASM419377v2, whole genome shotgun sequence genomic window:
- the LOC114391145 gene encoding receptor-like protein kinase HSL1, translating into MINTNITQTLPPFLCDLTNLTHVDFQWNFIPGEFLKSLYKCSKLEYLDLSQNYFVGKIPDDIDNLASLSFLSLSGNNFSGDIPTSIGRLKELRNLQLYQCLLNGTFPAEIGNLSNLESLYVFSNHMLPPTKLPSSLTQLNKLKVFHMYESNLVGEIPETNGHMVALEKLDFLSGEIPRVVEAFNLTELDLSENILSGKIPDDLGRLNNLKYLNLYSNQLFGNVPESIARLPALTDFVVFLNNLSGTLPLDFVRFSKLETFQIASNSFTGRLPENLCYHGSLVGLTAYDNNLSGKLPESLGSCSSLNILRVENNNLSGNVPSGLWTSMNLERFMINENKFTGQLPERLSWNVSVMSISYNQFSGRIPLGVSSLKNVVIFNASNNLFNGSIPLELTSLLHLTTLLLDHNQLTGSLPSDIISWKSLITLDLSHNQLSGVLPDVIAQLPGLNILDLSENKISGQIPLQLALKRLTNLNLSSNLLTGRIPSELENLAYARSFLNNSGLCADSKVLNLTLCNSRPQRARIERRSASYAIIISLVVGASLLALSSSFLMIRVYRKRKQEMKRSWKLTSFQRLSFTKTNIVSSMSEHNIIGSGGYGAVYRVVVDDLNYVAVKKIWSSRKLEEKLANSFLAEVEILSNIRHNNIVKLLCCISNEDSLLLVYE; encoded by the exons ATGATCAACACCAACATCACTCAAACACTGCCACCTTTCCTTTGTGACCTCACAAACCTCACACATGTTGATTTTCAGTGGAATTTCATTCCTGGTGAGTTCCTAAAATCTCTCTACAAATGCTCCAAGCTTGAGTACCTTGACCTCTCACAGAATTACTTTGTTGGCAAGATTCCTGATGATATTGACAACTTGGCTAGCCTGAGTTTTCTTAGCCTTAGTGGCAACAACTTCTCTGGTGATATTCCAACCAGCATTGGGAGGTTAAAGGAACTAAGAAATCTTCAACTTTATCAGTGTCTTCTCAATGGTACTTTCCCTGCTGAAATTGGCAATTTGTCCAACCTTGAGTCCTTGTATGTGTTCTCAAACCACATGCTCCCTCCCACAAAGTTGCCATCAAGCTTGACCCAGTTGAACAAATTGAAGGTCTTTCATATGTATGAGTCCAACTTGGTAGGGGAAATCCCTGAAACCAATGGACACATGGTGGCATTGGAGAAATTGGATTT CCTTTCCGGGGAGATACCTAGAGTGGTTGAAGCATTCAACTTGACAGAACTTGATCTTTCAGAGAATATACTTAGTGGGAAAATACCTGATGATTTGGGAAGGCTCAATAACTTAAAATACTTGAATTTATATAGCAATCAGTTATTTGGGAATGTACCAGAAAGCATTGCTCGTCTGCCAGCTCTGACGGACTTTGTTGTTTTTCTCAACAATTTATCAGGTACTCTTCCTCTAGACTTCGTTCGGTTCTCAAAGCTTGAAACATTTCAGATTGCATCTAATAGTTTCACAGGAAGGTTGCCAGAGAACTTGTGCTACCATGGAAGTTTAGTAGGTTTAACTGCTTATGACAATAACCTGAGTGGGAAGTTGCCTGAATCTCTAGGAAGTTGCAGTAGCCTGAATATTCTAAGGGTTGAAAACAATAATCTTTCTGGTAATGTTCCTAGTGGTCTATGGACATCGATGAACTTGGAAAGATTTATGATAAATGAAAACAAGTTCACTGGTCAGCTTCCTGAAAGATTATCTTGGAATGTTTCAGTCATGTCCATAAGTTACAATCAGTTTTCCGGTAGAATTCCCCTCGGAGTGTCTTCCTTGAAGAATGTTGTGATTTTCAATGCCAGTAACAACCTCTTCAATGGTAGTATTCCACTGGAGCTAACATCTCTTCTCCATCTAACAACTCTTCTGCTTGATCATAACCAGCTCACAGGGTCACTTCCATCAGATATAATATCATGGAAGTCCCTAATAACTCTAGATTTGAGCCACAATCAACTCTCTGGAGTACTCCCAGATGTAATTGCTCAGTTACCTGGCCTTAATATTTTGGATTTGTCAGAAAACAAAATCTCTGGTCAAATTCCACTTCAACTAGCCCTTAAGAGACTCACAAATCTCAATTTGTCCTCCAATCTTTTGACAGGGAGGATTCCAAGTGAATTAGAAAACCTTGCTTATGCCAGAAGCTTCTTGAACAATTCTGGTCTCTGTGCTGATAGTAAAGTACTAAACCTTACCTTGTGCAATTCTAGGCCTCAAAGGGCAAGAATTGAAAGAAGATCTGCATCTTATGCTATAATCATAAGTTTGGTGGTAGGAGCCTCCTTACTGGCTTTGTCGTCATCATTCTTGATGATCAGAGTttacagaaaaagaaagcaGGAAATGAAAAGGTCATGGAAGCTCACTTCCTTTCAGAGGCTGAGTTTCACAAAAACAAATATTGTGTCCTCAATGTCAGAACACAATATTATTGGCAGTGGTGGGTATGGTGCAGTATATCGTGTCGTTGTTGATGATTTAAATTATGTTGCGGTGAAAAAGATATGGAGTAGCAGAAAATTAGAGGAGAAGCTTGCAAATTCATTTCTTGCAGAAGTTGAAATATTGAGCAATATTCGTCATAACAACATTGTAAAGTTGCTATGCTGCATTTCCAATGAGGATTCTCTGCTCCTTGTCTATGAGTAG
- the LOC114389682 gene encoding receptor-like protein kinase 5: MELFTPPCLKLLFHSLVILFLLFNHANTQSQSQLHDQERATLLKIKEYLENPEFLSHWTTSSSSSHCSWQEIKCSNGSVTGLTLSNSSITQTIPSFVCDLKNLTIVDFYNNLIPGEFPTSLYNCSKLEYLDLSQNNFVGSIPHDIGNLSNYLKYLNLGYTNFSGDIPASIGRLKELRNLQLQNNLLNGTFPAEIGNLSNLDTLDLSSNNMLPPSKLHGDWTRLNKLKVFFMFQSNLVGEIPQTIGNMVALERLDLSQNNLSGPIPSGLFMLENLSIMFLSRNNLSGEIPDVVEALNLTIIDLTRNVISGKIPDGFGKLQKLTGLALSMNNLQGEIPASIGLLPSLVDFKVFFNNLSGILPPDFGRYSKLETFLVANNSFRGNLPENLCYNGHLLNISAYINYLSGELPQSLGNCSSLMELKIYSNEFSGSIPSGLWTLSLSNFMVSYNKFTGELPERLSPSISRLEISHNRFFGRIPTDVSSWTNVVVFIASENNLNGSVPKGLTSLPKLTTLLLDHNQLTGPLPSDIISWQSLVTLNLSQNKLSGHIPDSIGLLPVLGVLDLSENQFSGEVPSKLPRITNLNLSSNYLTGRVPSQFENLAYNTSFLDNSGLCADTPALNLRLCNSSPQRQSKDSSLSLALIISLVAVACFLALLTSLLIIRFYRKRKQGLDRSWKLISFQRLSFTESNIVSSLTENSIIGSGGYGTVYRVAVDGLGYVAVKKIWEHKKLDKNLESSFHTEVKILSNIRHKNIVKLMCCISNEDSMLLVYEYVENHSLDRWLHRKNKSSTVSGSVHHIVLDWPKRLHIAIGAAQGLSYMHHDCSPPIVHRDVKTSNILLDSQFNAKVADFGLARMLMKPGELATMSSVIGSFGYMAPEYVQTTRVSEKIDVFSFGVMLLELTTGKEANYGDEHSSLAEWAWRHQQLGSNIEELLDKDVMETSYLDGMCKVFKLGIMCTATLPSSRPSMKEVLRVLLSCEDSFSKGESIIGHYDDVPLLKNSKREHKLDIDNDS; this comes from the exons ATGGAATTATTCACTCCACCATGTCTTAAATTGTTATTTCACTCTCTTGTGATCTTATTCTTGCTCTTTAACCATGCAAACACTCAGTCTCAGTCTCAGTTGCATGATCAAGAACGTGCAACCTTACTGAAGATAAAGGAATACCTTGAAAACCCCGAATTCCTCAGTCACTGGACTACTTCATCAAGCTCCTCTCACTGCTCATGGCAAGAGATAAAATGCAGCAATGGTTCAGTAACTGGATTGACTTTGTCCAACAGCAGCATCACTCAAACCATACCCTCTTTCGTATGTGACCTCAAAAACCTCACAATTGTTGATTTCTACAACAATTTGATTCCTGGGGAGTTCCCAACATCTCTCTACAATTGCTCCAAGTTGGAGTACCTAGACCTGTCTCAGAACAACTTTGTTGGCAGCATTCCTCATGACATTGGAAACCTCTCTAATTATTTGAAGTATCTCAACCTTGGTTACACGAATTTCTCTGGTGACATTCCTGCTAGCATTGGAAGGCTTAAGGAACTTAGAAATCTTCAACTTCAAAATAATCTATTGAATGGAACATTCCCTGCTGAGATTGGCAACTTGTCCAATCTTGACACCTTGGACTTGTCCTCTAACAACATGCTTCCTCCTTCGAAGTTGCACGGTGACTGGACCCGGTTGAACAAGTTGAAGGTTTTTTTCATGTTTCAGTCCAACTTGGTTGGGGAGATCCCACAAACCATTGGAAACATGGTGGCTTTGGAGAGATTAGATCTATCGCAAAACAATTTGAGTGGACCAATTCCTAGCGGTTTGTTCATGCTGGAGAATCTGAGCATAATGTTTCTATCTAGAAACAATCTTTCTGGGGAAATACCTGATGTGGTTGAAGCATTGAATTTGACCATCATTGATCTCACACGGAATGTTATCTCAGGAAAAATACCAGATGGTTTTGGAAAGCTCCAAAAGCTAACCGGTTTGGCTTTGTCTATGAATAACTTGCAAGGGGAGATACCAGCAAGCATAGGACTTCTTCCATCTCTGGTagattttaaagtatttttcaaCAATTTATCAGGTATTCTCCCTCCTGATTTTGGTCGCTACTCAAAGCTTGAAACatttttggttgcaaataaTAGTTTTAGAGGAAACCTACCAGAGAACTTATGCTATAATGGTCACCTTCTTAACATCTCTGCCTATATAAATTATCTGAGTGGGGAGTTGCCACAATCACTTGGGAATTGTAGTAGCCTGATGGAACTGAAAATCTATAGCAATGAGTTTTCTGGTAGCATTCCTAGTGGTCTTTGGACTTTAAGCTTGTCAAATTTCATGGTGAGTTATAATAAGTTCACTGGTGAGCTTCCTGAGAGATTGTCCCCAAGTATTTCGCGCTTGGAGATAAGTCACAATCGGTTTTTTGGTAGGATTCCAACTGATGTATCTTCATGGACTAATGTGGTTGTTTTTATAGCAAGTGAGAACAACCTTAATGGGAGTGTTCCAAAAGGTTTAACATCTCTTCCCAAGCTAACAACTCTATTGCTTGATCATAACCAGCTCACAGGGCCACTTCCATCAGATATCATATCATGGCAATCCCTTGTAACTCTaaatttgagccaaaacaaactCTCTGGACATATCCCAGATTCAATTGGTCTGTTACCCGTCCTTGGCGTACTCGACCTGTCAGAAAATCAATTCTCTGGTGAAGTTCCTTCTAAACTTCCCAGAATCACCAATCTCAATCTATCCTCCAATTATTTGACAGGGAGGGTTCCAAGTCAATTTGAAAATCTTGCTTATAACACAAGCTTTTTGGACAATTCTGGCCTATGTGCTGATACCCCAGCACTGAACCTCAGGTTGTGTAATTCTAGCCCTCAAAGGCAAAGCAAGGACTCATCTTTGTCTCTTGCTTTGATTATAAGCCTTGTGGCAGTGGCCTGCTTCCTGGCTTTGTTGACATCACTCTTGATCATCAgattttatagaaaaagaaagcaaggatTGGATAGATCATGGAAGCTCATTTCCTTCCAAAGGCTGAGTTTCACTGAATCAAACATAGTGTCATCACTGACAGAAAATAGTATTATTGGCAGTGGTGGATATGGCACAGTATACCGTGTTGCAGTTGATGGTTTAGGCTATGTTGCTGTGAAGAAGATTTGGGAACACAAGAAGTTGGACAAGAATCTTGAGAGCTCATTTCATACAGAAGTTAAGATATTGAGCAACATTCGTCACAAAAACATTGTCAAATTGATGTGCTGTATCTCTAATGAGGACTCTATGCTCCTTGTCTATGAGTATGTGGAAAACCATAGCCTTGACAGGTGGCTGCACCGGAAAAATAAGTCATCAACCGTGTCAGGTTCAGTCCATCATATTGTCCTTGATTGGCCAAAGAGATTGCATATAGCCATTGGAGCTGCACAAGGTTTGAGCTACATGCATCATGATTGCTCACCACCTATTGTTCATCGAGATGTGAAAACAAGCAACATTCTTTTGGATTCTCAATTCAATGCAAAAGTTGCTGATTTTGGTCTGGCTAGGATGTTAATGAAGCCAGGGGAACTTGCCACCATGTCATCCGTGATTGGCTCATTTGGCTATATGGCTCCAG aatatgttcaaacaACTCGAGTCAGTGAAAAGATTGATGTCTTCAGCTTTGGAGTTATGCTATTGGAACTGACAACTGGTAAGGAAGCTAATTATGGTGATGAGCACTCATCTCTTGCAGAGTGGGCGTGGCGACATCAGCAGTTAGGAAGCAACATAGAAGAGCTGCTAGATAAGGATGTCATGGAAACCAGTTACTTGGATGGAATGTGTAAGGTTTTCAAACTCGGGATCATGTGCACCGCAACACTTCCTTCTAGTAGACCTTCCATGAAGGAGGTTCTACGAGTATTGCTTTCTTGTGAAGATTCATTTTCTAAAGGAGAGAGTATTATTGGCCACTATGATGATGTTCCCCttcttaaaaattcaaaaagagaGCATAAGTTGGATATTGATAATGATAGCTAG